The proteins below are encoded in one region of Thermosipho atlanticus DSM 15807:
- the sufC gene encoding Fe-S cluster assembly ATPase SufC: protein MSKLLQVNNLHAVLNENDTEILKGVNLEMDKDELHVIMGPNGSGKSTLANVIMGNSKYRVTSGDIIFEGESIKELSTDERAKKGIFMTFQNPFEIEGIKFSTFLITAYRKLHGDQESFAELNNILKDRVEKLAVSEDFLDRFLNFGFSGGEKKKSEILQAYFLKPKLLILDEIDSGLDVDALRIVAEQIKEIRKNGTSVLIITHYKRILNYLDVDKVHIYIDGKIVMTGGLELANEVEEKGYTIVKG, encoded by the coding sequence ATGTCCAAATTACTTCAAGTAAATAATCTGCACGCAGTATTGAATGAAAATGACACGGAAATATTAAAAGGCGTTAATCTTGAAATGGATAAAGATGAACTCCATGTTATTATGGGCCCGAATGGTTCAGGAAAATCTACGTTAGCTAATGTAATTATGGGGAATTCAAAATATAGGGTTACTAGTGGTGATATTATATTCGAAGGTGAAAGTATAAAAGAACTTTCTACTGATGAAAGGGCTAAAAAAGGTATTTTTATGACTTTTCAAAATCCTTTTGAAATAGAAGGTATAAAATTTAGTACATTCTTAATTACTGCTTATAGAAAGCTTCATGGAGATCAAGAGTCATTTGCAGAATTAAATAATATTTTGAAAGATAGAGTGGAAAAATTGGCAGTTTCGGAAGATTTTCTTGATCGTTTCTTAAATTTTGGTTTTTCAGGTGGTGAAAAAAAGAAATCAGAAATTTTGCAAGCTTATTTTTTAAAACCGAAACTTTTGATACTAGATGAAATTGATTCAGGACTTGACGTTGATGCATTAAGAATTGTGGCGGAACAAATAAAAGAGATAAGAAAAAATGGAACGTCTGTTCTTATAATTACACATTACAAAAGAATATTAAATTATCTTGATGTTGATAAAGTTCATATATATATTGATGGTAAAATTGTGATGACTGGTGGTTTAGAACTTGCAAATGAAGTTGAAGAAAAAGGTTATACAATTGTTAAGGGGTGA
- the sufB gene encoding Fe-S cluster assembly protein SufB, with product MNNLEFNDDKFNYIADIEIEYKTLPGLTKEVIEEISDVKNEPEWMKELRIKSLKIFQTWHDPRFGVDISELDLNKIIPYIKPKAKKTATWEEVPEEIKNAFDKLGIPEAERKYFAGVGAQFDSEIVYQNIKTELQKLGIIFLDMETAVKEYPDLVKEYFMKLVPPHDHKFAALHGAIWSGGTFLYVPKGVKVPLPLQAYFLMSNPGMSQLEHTIIVADEGSEVTFIEGCSAPRYNVINLHTGMVEIYVKKDAKVKYMTIQNWSKNTYNLNTKRAIIEENGVMSWVSGSLGSMKTMLYPMTILKGKGAKSESLGITYAGPGQHMDTGSKVVHLAPYTSSTIDARSISVGGGWAFYRGLLRIGKDAEKSKSHVQCSALMLDNKSKSDTVPIIEVYNSNSDIGHEARIGRIKDDQIFYLMSRGLTEAEAKSLIVKGFIEPIVKSLPFEYAVELNRLIEMEIESSIG from the coding sequence ATGAATAATTTAGAGTTTAATGATGATAAATTTAATTATATTGCTGATATTGAAATTGAATATAAAACTTTACCGGGGTTAACAAAAGAAGTTATAGAAGAAATTTCTGATGTAAAAAATGAACCAGAATGGATGAAAGAATTAAGAATAAAATCATTGAAAATTTTTCAAACTTGGCATGATCCAAGGTTTGGGGTAGATATTTCAGAACTTGACTTAAATAAGATAATTCCTTACATTAAACCTAAGGCCAAGAAAACAGCTACTTGGGAGGAAGTTCCTGAGGAAATAAAAAATGCGTTTGATAAGCTGGGGATTCCTGAGGCTGAAAGAAAGTATTTTGCAGGAGTAGGAGCTCAATTCGATTCGGAAATCGTATATCAAAATATAAAAACAGAACTTCAAAAACTTGGAATTATTTTTTTGGATATGGAAACGGCAGTAAAAGAGTATCCAGATCTAGTAAAAGAATATTTTATGAAGCTGGTTCCACCACATGATCATAAATTTGCAGCTTTGCATGGGGCAATATGGAGTGGTGGAACATTTTTGTATGTTCCAAAGGGTGTGAAAGTTCCTTTGCCACTTCAAGCGTATTTTTTGATGAGTAATCCTGGAATGAGTCAACTCGAACATACAATTATTGTTGCAGACGAAGGTTCAGAGGTGACGTTTATAGAAGGTTGTTCAGCACCAAGGTATAATGTAATCAACCTTCACACTGGAATGGTTGAAATTTATGTAAAAAAAGATGCAAAAGTTAAATATATGACCATTCAAAATTGGAGTAAGAATACTTACAATTTGAATACTAAAAGAGCAATAATTGAAGAAAATGGAGTTATGTCTTGGGTTTCAGGTTCACTTGGCAGTATGAAAACAATGTTATATCCCATGACTATATTAAAAGGTAAAGGAGCAAAATCAGAGAGTTTAGGAATAACATATGCTGGACCTGGCCAACATATGGACACGGGTTCAAAAGTCGTGCATTTGGCTCCATATACAAGTTCCACAATTGATGCAAGAAGTATAAGTGTTGGTGGTGGTTGGGCATTTTATAGAGGATTACTTAGAATAGGAAAGGATGCCGAAAAAAGTAAATCTCATGTTCAATGTTCTGCTTTGATGTTAGATAATAAGTCGAAAAGTGATACAGTACCAATTATAGAGGTATATAACAGTAATTCTGATATTGGGCACGAAGCGAGAATTGGAAGAATAAAAGATGATCAGATTTTTTACTTGATGTCTCGAGGGCTAACTGAAGCTGAAGCAAAAAGTCTTATAGTAAAAGGATTTATTGAACCGATAGTGAAGAGCCTACCATTTGAATACGCTGTAGAGTTAAATAGGCTTATTGAAATGGAAATAGAATCATCAATAGGGTGA
- a CDS encoding SufD family Fe-S cluster assembly protein: MEKNLELILEHEKAILTPPKEVFDGDYDEKTFINALESLKNSYAKKYLVEKYGEYIKYGFPIWKRMKIDNIQLPNYKYENYFESLTEKQLRTILEYDFEGSHRKYVLLSDVFSSKGKFYEINSSEVHISEYSDEITNDFYEISDSLTLVRIIRNRSFSNNTVRILVKDGADLNLYNLYLTEENSFGNSNLFIWTENNAKVKVRDFFAGKGKLANYLGMKMNGRGANIDIKPYFLGDGNAIFDLLYLLRFVGQENIGKVKAEGALSGKAKIIFRGILDIKRGAKNVEAQEEEKCVLLSKDSTMEAIPSLLVDENEIVASHAASSAPIDSESIFYLMSRGFSEEEAKKYIINGIFESLIIELSNFNIEGLIKGVLDKYTK; encoded by the coding sequence ATGGAAAAAAATCTTGAACTTATTTTAGAACATGAGAAAGCAATATTGACACCACCTAAAGAAGTTTTCGATGGTGATTATGATGAAAAAACCTTTATTAATGCACTTGAATCGTTAAAAAATAGTTATGCTAAAAAATATTTGGTGGAAAAATATGGAGAATATATAAAGTATGGTTTTCCTATATGGAAAAGAATGAAAATTGATAATATACAATTGCCAAATTATAAATATGAAAATTACTTTGAATCGTTAACTGAGAAACAACTTCGAACTATTTTGGAATATGATTTTGAAGGAAGTCATAGAAAGTATGTACTTCTTTCTGATGTGTTTTCTTCTAAGGGAAAATTTTACGAAATAAATAGTTCTGAAGTGCATATTAGTGAGTATTCAGATGAAATAACGAATGATTTCTACGAGATTTCAGATTCTTTAACACTTGTAAGAATTATAAGAAATAGAAGTTTTAGTAATAATACTGTAAGAATTCTTGTGAAAGATGGTGCAGATTTGAATCTTTATAATTTATACTTAACTGAGGAAAATTCGTTTGGAAACAGTAATTTGTTTATTTGGACTGAAAATAATGCAAAAGTAAAGGTAAGAGATTTTTTTGCAGGTAAAGGAAAATTGGCAAATTATTTAGGAATGAAAATGAATGGTAGGGGAGCTAATATAGATATAAAGCCTTACTTTCTTGGAGATGGAAACGCAATTTTTGATTTGTTGTATCTTTTAAGATTTGTAGGTCAAGAAAATATAGGTAAAGTAAAAGCAGAAGGAGCATTATCTGGAAAAGCAAAAATAATATTTCGTGGTATACTAGATATTAAAAGAGGAGCAAAAAATGTTGAAGCACAAGAGGAAGAAAAGTGTGTTTTATTGTCTAAAGATTCAACAATGGAAGCAATTCCTAGTTTACTTGTTGACGAGAATGAAATTGTTGCATCTCATGCTGCAAGTTCAGCACCGATTGATAGTGAATCGATCTTTTATTTGATGTCGAGAGGTTTTTCTGAAGAGGAAGCTAAAAAGTACATAATTAACGGTATTTTTGAATCATTAATAATTGAATTATCTAATTTTAACATTGAGGGGTTGATCAAGGGTGTTCTTGACAAATATACAAAATGA
- a CDS encoding SufS family cysteine desulfurase: MFLTNIQNDFPVLSRKVNGHRIVYLDSAASSLKPRQVIDEIHDFYLNHYSNVYRAVHTLSSESTERVEKARNIIASFLNVNPEEIIFTSGTTMSLNTIVESMLRCGYLRKDDTVLVTAVEHHANFVPWVRLSKLHGFKVEFIMPSGRFGTLEEKDFLKYKNSSPKIVSVTGHSNVTGQVVNLKMVRNLFPKSIFIVDGAQLIPHDKIDVKDLDIDFLAFSAHKMLGPSGVGVLFGKRKFLEEMEPFMYGGEMIDKVGFEDVSFNELPYKFEAGTPNIAGIVGFGEAIKYLENLDFGKIKKHIYDLTNYALERLKQLNGIEIYGPTDQRHLGIISFNLEGIHPHDVAHLLDEHFGVAVRSGHHCAQPLMTVLKNESKLSLFPNGTCRASFYIYNTKEDIEIFVEGLKKIKEWFDVQ; this comes from the coding sequence GTGTTCTTGACAAATATACAAAATGATTTTCCCGTGCTTTCTAGAAAAGTTAATGGACATAGAATAGTTTATTTGGATAGTGCAGCAAGTAGCTTAAAACCAAGACAGGTAATTGATGAAATACATGATTTTTATTTAAATCATTATTCTAATGTTTATAGGGCTGTGCATACTTTGTCTTCTGAATCAACAGAAAGAGTTGAGAAAGCTAGAAATATTATTGCGTCTTTTTTGAATGTAAATCCTGAAGAAATAATTTTTACCAGTGGTACTACAATGTCTTTGAATACGATTGTTGAAAGTATGTTACGGTGTGGCTATTTAAGAAAAGATGATACTGTATTGGTTACCGCAGTGGAACATCATGCAAATTTTGTGCCTTGGGTAAGATTGTCAAAGTTACATGGTTTTAAAGTAGAGTTTATTATGCCTAGTGGAAGATTTGGTACGTTGGAAGAAAAAGATTTCTTGAAATATAAAAATTCTAGTCCAAAAATAGTTAGCGTCACTGGTCATTCCAATGTAACTGGTCAAGTAGTTAATTTAAAAATGGTTAGAAATTTATTTCCAAAATCCATTTTTATAGTTGATGGAGCGCAGTTGATTCCACATGATAAGATTGATGTTAAAGATTTAGATATAGATTTTTTGGCTTTTTCAGCCCATAAAATGTTGGGGCCTTCTGGAGTAGGAGTATTATTTGGTAAAAGAAAATTTTTAGAAGAAATGGAACCGTTTATGTACGGTGGTGAGATGATAGATAAAGTAGGTTTTGAAGATGTAAGTTTTAATGAATTGCCATACAAGTTTGAAGCTGGAACTCCAAATATTGCTGGAATAGTAGGTTTTGGTGAAGCTATAAAATATTTAGAAAATTTAGATTTTGGAAAAATAAAAAAACATATTTATGACTTAACAAATTATGCTTTGGAGAGATTGAAACAACTAAATGGTATCGAAATTTATGGTCCAACAGATCAAAGACATTTAGGAATAATTAGTTTTAATCTTGAAGGTATTCATCCACATGATGTAGCACATTTGCTGGATGAACACTTTGGAGTAGCTGTGAGAAGTGGTCATCATTGTGCGCAACCTCTTATGACAGTGTTAAAAAATGAAAGCAAACTTTCATTATTCCCTAATGGAACCTGTAGAGCAAGTTTTTATATCTACAATACAAAAGAAGATATTGAAATATTCGTTGAAGGTTTAAAAAAGATTAAGGAGTGGTTTGATGTACAATGA
- the sufU gene encoding Fe-S cluster assembly sulfur transfer protein SufU, whose protein sequence is MYNELIMDYSKLQKYKGKLDDAIVQEGKNLSCGDEIILYLKIEGNKVVDAKFEGIGCAISQASANLMIENIVGKTLEEIEVIKKHVLAMAKGEKYDKEKLGLISEFSDIKNYPMRIKCFLLSWKTLELLLNKSK, encoded by the coding sequence ATGTACAATGAACTTATAATGGATTATTCAAAGCTTCAAAAATATAAAGGAAAACTTGATGATGCAATAGTTCAAGAAGGTAAGAATTTGTCCTGTGGCGATGAAATAATTTTATATTTAAAAATTGAGGGAAACAAAGTTGTAGATGCAAAATTTGAAGGAATAGGATGTGCAATTAGTCAAGCTTCAGCAAACTTGATGATTGAGAATATTGTGGGTAAAACTTTAGAAGAAATTGAGGTCATAAAAAAACATGTTTTAGCTATGGCAAAAGGCGAAAAATATGATAAGGAAAAACTTGGTCTGATTTCAGAATTTTCAGATATAAAAAATTATCCAATGAGAATAAAATGTTTCCTCCTTTCTTGGAAAACATTAGAGCTTTTGTTAAATAAATCCAAATAG
- a CDS encoding HAD-IIA family hydrolase encodes MIFLTDNSRKKIKNVKLFIVDIDGTFSLSGKPLLGSEKFATAVKNANKHYVFLTNNSNKSIEEYIKEFEKHNIQISQNQIFTAGIETAEYILKKFGKKKIYVIGTKAIKDIFTKFGHKIVEDEEPDIVVVTFDKELTYEKLAKASIFVSKGKLFVLTNPDLNCPTKEGPIPDTGAIASVITKTTHRKPDIIFGKPDPLILEMIIEKFKVKKEETCVIGDRLYTDILLGIRAEVMTILVLTGEAKRKDVEKSNIKPDIIANDLGEISKYI; translated from the coding sequence ATGATATTTCTAACAGATAATTCAAGAAAAAAGATAAAAAACGTAAAATTATTCATTGTAGATATCGATGGAACATTCTCGTTAAGTGGAAAGCCTTTGCTTGGTTCTGAAAAATTTGCAACAGCCGTTAAAAATGCAAATAAACACTATGTTTTTTTGACCAACAACTCCAATAAGTCTATCGAAGAATATATTAAAGAATTTGAAAAACATAATATTCAAATCTCCCAGAATCAAATTTTTACTGCCGGAATTGAGACGGCAGAGTATATTCTTAAAAAATTTGGAAAAAAGAAGATATATGTAATAGGAACAAAAGCCATCAAAGATATTTTTACAAAATTTGGACATAAAATTGTCGAAGATGAGGAACCAGACATTGTCGTTGTAACTTTTGATAAAGAACTAACATACGAAAAACTTGCAAAAGCATCTATCTTTGTATCAAAAGGAAAATTGTTTGTTTTAACTAACCCAGATCTAAATTGTCCTACAAAAGAAGGACCAATTCCAGATACAGGAGCAATTGCTTCAGTTATTACAAAAACTACTCATAGAAAACCTGATATCATATTTGGAAAACCCGATCCATTAATTTTAGAAATGATAATTGAAAAATTCAAAGTAAAAAAAGAAGAAACGTGTGTTATTGGAGATAGGTTATATACAGACATATTATTAGGTATAAGAGCTGAAGTAATGACAATTCTAGTACTAACAGGTGAAGCAAAAAGAAAAGATGTTGAAAAATCAAACATAAAACCTGACATTATAGCAAATGATTTAGGAGAAATATCAAAATATATTTAA
- a CDS encoding FecCD family ABC transporter permease has product MFQKWIFKYGRIIIPILFVFSIILNLSFGSVKISISEIFKSITVNNQIHFLIWKLRFPRILMGIITGAGLATVGAIFQTIMKNPLVDPYLIGTSAGAGFGAVLAIYIATSFNKLFSITLFAFLFSFLASFLTVLLAKRKGIIPITHLILSGVLISTIFSSATILLINFSRRNITNAYVWLFGSLSGITFNDLLIPSISVLSFLLFSLLKSRELDTIALGEDEAKLLGVEVEREKWIFYLFGAFVISTIVSKTGIIGFVGLIIPHAARILTGSNHRYSILGSFLLGGIFLSFSDTIARTVVSPIEIPIGVITSFVGAPLMFILLKRGVTK; this is encoded by the coding sequence ATGTTCCAAAAATGGATTTTTAAATACGGAAGAATAATCATTCCTATTCTTTTTGTTTTTTCAATAATACTTAATCTGTCATTTGGTAGTGTAAAAATATCGATTAGTGAAATATTCAAATCTATAACAGTTAACAACCAAATCCATTTTTTAATTTGGAAACTCCGTTTTCCTAGAATTTTAATGGGAATAATTACAGGAGCTGGTTTAGCAACAGTTGGAGCAATTTTTCAGACAATCATGAAAAATCCGCTAGTTGATCCTTACTTAATCGGAACTTCTGCTGGAGCTGGATTTGGTGCAGTCTTAGCAATATATATCGCAACTTCATTTAATAAACTTTTTAGTATAACTTTATTTGCTTTCCTATTTTCATTTCTTGCTTCTTTTCTTACAGTTCTTTTGGCAAAAAGAAAAGGAATTATACCAATAACACATTTAATTTTATCTGGTGTACTTATTAGTACCATTTTTTCCTCTGCAACCATACTTTTAATAAATTTTTCTAGAAGAAATATTACAAATGCATATGTCTGGCTATTTGGAAGTTTATCTGGCATTACGTTTAATGATCTATTAATTCCTTCTATTTCTGTCCTTTCTTTTCTTCTTTTTTCACTATTAAAATCTCGAGAACTTGATACAATAGCATTGGGTGAAGATGAAGCAAAATTATTGGGTGTAGAAGTAGAAAGAGAAAAATGGATTTTTTACCTATTTGGTGCATTTGTTATTTCAACAATAGTTTCAAAAACTGGTATAATTGGTTTTGTAGGTCTTATAATACCTCATGCCGCGAGAATATTAACAGGCAGTAATCATAGATACAGCATCTTGGGTAGTTTTCTACTTGGAGGCATTTTTTTGTCTTTTTCAGATACTATTGCTAGAACAGTAGTATCACCTATCGAAATACCTATTGGAGTAATCACCTCTTTTGTAGGTGCACCTTTAATGTTTATATTATTAAAAAGAGGTGTCACAAAATGA
- a CDS encoding ABC transporter substrate-binding protein, which yields MKKLFVLFGLLMLILNIFALTIVDDAGRLVTINKVPQRVVSAAPNATKFLISLGVENTIVGVTDWDSFESEKIGNLVPLNIEKILSLNPDLVITFGGFQLPEVEKLEKFGLKVLVLNPLTLNDIAKDISLLGAIFDKMPEAKELSKKIQEKIVEFGVKSSKIPLEDRPTVFFTITTPNDEAKELWTAGTGSYINELITIAGGVNITAPYTGNNGWLPINWEFLIFNDPDVIIIATYGDPEQTLKIIKSSKIFGTLKAVKNGKILIVDGNEISQISPDIIKYLEIFYDFFYGGN from the coding sequence ATGAAAAAGTTATTTGTTTTATTTGGGTTACTTATGTTAATTTTAAACATTTTTGCCTTAACGATTGTAGATGATGCAGGGAGATTAGTCACAATCAATAAAGTACCACAGAGGGTTGTTTCAGCTGCCCCAAATGCCACAAAATTTTTAATCTCTCTTGGTGTTGAAAACACAATTGTCGGTGTAACTGATTGGGATAGTTTTGAATCTGAAAAAATCGGAAATTTAGTACCACTCAATATCGAAAAAATCTTATCACTCAATCCTGATTTGGTAATTACTTTTGGTGGTTTCCAGTTACCCGAAGTTGAAAAATTAGAAAAGTTTGGTTTAAAAGTTTTAGTATTAAATCCTCTTACTTTAAATGATATTGCTAAAGACATCTCTTTATTGGGGGCAATATTTGATAAAATGCCTGAAGCAAAAGAATTATCAAAAAAAATACAAGAAAAAATTGTAGAATTTGGTGTAAAAAGTTCAAAAATCCCACTTGAAGACAGACCAACTGTATTTTTCACTATAACCACTCCAAATGATGAAGCAAAAGAATTATGGACAGCTGGAACTGGATCGTATATAAATGAATTGATTACAATAGCTGGTGGTGTAAACATCACTGCCCCATACACTGGCAATAATGGATGGTTACCAATAAATTGGGAATTTTTAATCTTTAACGATCCAGATGTAATAATAATTGCTACATATGGAGATCCTGAACAAACATTAAAAATAATTAAAAGTAGTAAAATTTTCGGAACATTAAAAGCTGTAAAAAATGGTAAAATCTTAATTGTTGATGGAAATGAGATTAGCCAAATCTCACCAGATATTATAAAATATCTCGAGATTTTCTACGACTTCTTTTATGGAGGTAACTAA
- a CDS encoding 1-deoxy-D-xylulose-5-phosphate reductoisomerase, with protein MEKKSIVILGATGSIGTQTLEVIRNLDDFYIGGIVFGKNINLARALIKEYKIENYFSPFFPNYKFSSLDEFLEKTKPDIVVSAIPGFDGMIATLKSIKYTKRLALATKESLVCAGPFVKKECKNYNTELIPIDSEHSAIFQLYDNFVEKIIITASGGAVRDKKISKLEKLSPKDILKHPVWNMGKRITVDSSTMVNKAFEVIEAYELFGTKNIDVYIHPTGTVHGAVLLKDGTIKIHFGYPDMKIPIAYSLTHPERKYSNPNWPKFDNKNFIFQEVDKEKYPAFFYGKSIMENLAKRIAFNAADEIAVERFLKDEIKFTKISEIIIETCEKIDGKVNSIEDIIEIDKLARDFASNYKV; from the coding sequence ATGGAAAAAAAATCCATAGTAATTTTAGGAGCAACCGGTTCAATTGGAACACAAACTTTAGAAGTAATACGTAACTTGGATGATTTTTACATTGGTGGCATTGTATTTGGAAAAAATATTAATCTCGCAAGAGCTTTAATAAAGGAATATAAAATAGAAAACTATTTTTCTCCGTTCTTTCCAAATTATAAGTTTTCCTCATTAGATGAATTTTTAGAAAAAACCAAACCAGATATAGTTGTTTCAGCAATACCAGGATTCGATGGAATGATTGCAACACTGAAATCTATTAAATATACGAAAAGATTAGCACTTGCAACCAAAGAATCCCTTGTATGTGCCGGTCCTTTTGTGAAAAAGGAATGCAAAAATTACAATACAGAATTGATTCCTATTGACAGTGAGCACTCGGCAATATTCCAATTATATGATAATTTTGTTGAGAAAATCATAATAACCGCTTCTGGAGGAGCTGTAAGAGATAAAAAAATTAGTAAACTAGAAAAGTTATCACCAAAAGATATATTAAAACATCCTGTTTGGAACATGGGAAAGAGAATTACAGTAGATTCTTCAACAATGGTAAATAAAGCCTTCGAAGTTATTGAAGCATACGAATTATTTGGAACTAAAAATATTGACGTATATATTCATCCAACAGGAACAGTTCATGGAGCTGTTTTATTAAAAGATGGCACAATCAAAATACATTTTGGTTATCCTGACATGAAAATACCAATTGCCTATTCTTTAACACATCCTGAAAGAAAATATTCAAATCCAAATTGGCCAAAATTTGACAACAAAAATTTTATCTTTCAGGAAGTTGATAAAGAAAAATATCCCGCTTTTTTCTATGGAAAATCAATAATGGAAAACTTAGCAAAAAGAATAGCATTTAACGCTGCTGACGAAATTGCAGTCGAAAGATTTTTAAAAGATGAAATAAAATTCACAAAAATTTCTGAAATTATCATCGAAACATGCGAAAAAATAGATGGAAAAGTTAATTCAATTGAAGATATAATTGAAATTGATAAATTAGCAAGGGACTTTGCAAGTAATTATAAGGTATGA
- a CDS encoding thiamine diphosphokinase has product MKASIVLNGASKELNILNSDLIIAVDGGANLLKDKGILPHVIIGDLDSIDKKTLDYFKTKNIKILKFPVEKDEIDCELAIKYAIDIGADEIEILNFDGERLDMILALFGLMKKYKHKIVARSKKVDIGVLRNCSEIIVEKNEVWSFIALCKAKISLDGFKYKFNGYMDITNPIGVSNVTISKKIKINVSDGEVIYFRWKKNP; this is encoded by the coding sequence TTGAAAGCTTCTATTGTATTAAATGGTGCTTCTAAAGAATTAAATATTTTAAATTCTGATCTTATAATCGCAGTTGATGGTGGAGCAAATCTTCTGAAAGATAAAGGTATATTACCTCATGTGATTATTGGTGATTTAGATTCGATAGATAAGAAAACTTTAGACTATTTTAAAACTAAAAATATTAAAATTTTAAAGTTTCCAGTTGAAAAAGATGAAATTGACTGCGAATTAGCAATTAAGTATGCTATTGACATTGGAGCAGATGAAATTGAAATCCTAAATTTCGATGGTGAAAGATTAGATATGATTCTTGCACTATTTGGATTAATGAAAAAATATAAACACAAAATTGTTGCCCGTTCTAAAAAAGTTGATATTGGAGTTCTAAGAAATTGTTCTGAAATAATAGTCGAAAAAAATGAAGTATGGTCATTTATAGCTCTTTGTAAAGCAAAAATTTCTTTAGACGGATTTAAATACAAATTTAATGGATATATGGATATAACTAACCCCATAGGAGTAAGTAACGTAACTATATCAAAAAAAATAAAAATAAATGTTTCGGATGGTGAGGTGATTTATTTTAGATGGAAAAAAAATCCATAG
- a CDS encoding ABC transporter ATP-binding protein, with translation MIVRAVKIRKIYGKKDPFEALKGVSLEVDEGEILAILGPSGCGKTTLLNCLSGLDTPTDGEIFVLGKNLNNMSEEEKTKFRAENMGFIFQFFNLIPVLTAVENVEIPLLISKKFPVNKIRKKAYEWLERLHIGHRAKAYPNEMSGGEQQRVAIARALINNPKIVWADEPTGALDTKNSEEIMNIILEMNRELGTTFVIVTHDPNVAQKAHRIIKMDSGLIISGQKSG, from the coding sequence ATGATAGTTAGAGCTGTGAAAATAAGGAAAATATATGGAAAAAAGGATCCATTTGAAGCACTAAAAGGAGTTTCATTGGAAGTAGATGAAGGTGAAATATTAGCAATTTTAGGGCCATCAGGTTGTGGAAAGACCACCCTTTTAAATTGTCTTTCAGGACTTGATACTCCCACAGATGGAGAAATTTTTGTTTTGGGTAAAAATTTGAATAATATGAGTGAAGAAGAAAAAACGAAATTCAGGGCCGAAAATATGGGATTTATCTTTCAATTTTTTAACCTTATTCCCGTTTTAACTGCTGTTGAAAATGTCGAAATTCCACTTTTGATATCTAAAAAATTTCCTGTAAATAAAATAAGAAAAAAGGCATACGAGTGGCTTGAAAGACTTCATATAGGTCATAGAGCAAAAGCTTATCCAAACGAAATGTCAGGTGGTGAGCAACAAAGAGTAGCTATTGCAAGGGCGTTAATAAATAATCCAAAAATTGTATGGGCGGATGAACCAACTGGAGCTCTGGATACGAAAAATAGTGAAGAGATAATGAATATAATTTTGGAAATGAATAGAGAGCTTGGAACTACATTTGTAATTGTGACTCATGATCCAAACGTGGCTCAAAAAGCACATAGAATAATAAAAATGGACAGTGGATTAATTATAAGTGGCCAAAAATCGGGGTGA